In a single window of the Burkholderiales bacterium genome:
- a CDS encoding sugar ABC transporter permease, whose protein sequence is MVSHTSHASFTERNFKYLLVWPAILVLLLIGIFPLVYLLVVSFQGITMTETDTGFIGFRNYAMLFQDERLWEAILHTVIFTAIALPVELLLGLAMAQLFLDRMPGRQVFIALLVLPVVVSPIVSGATWSLLFDHRFGPINQIIGWFTGSDEAILWTINPNLVYPAILAAEIWQWTPFMFLLLLAALANVDKSQLEAASIDGAGWWRTFFRIVLPAIWPVMAIAILIRGLDLFRLFDIVWALTKGGPGTMTETISIFTYVKGFQQFETSYTAAVAFLIVVLLSIVVMLALKRVELAR, encoded by the coding sequence GTGGTCTCGCACACGTCGCACGCCAGCTTCACCGAGCGCAACTTCAAGTACCTGCTGGTCTGGCCGGCCATTCTCGTGCTGCTCCTGATCGGCATCTTCCCGCTCGTCTATCTGCTGGTGGTGAGCTTCCAGGGCATCACGATGACCGAGACCGACACCGGTTTCATCGGCTTTCGCAATTACGCGATGCTGTTCCAGGACGAGCGGCTGTGGGAAGCGATCCTGCACACCGTGATATTCACCGCGATCGCGCTGCCGGTCGAGCTGCTGCTCGGGCTGGCGATGGCGCAACTGTTCCTGGACAGAATGCCCGGCCGGCAGGTCTTCATCGCGCTGCTGGTGCTGCCGGTGGTAGTCTCTCCGATCGTCTCGGGCGCGACCTGGTCGCTGCTGTTCGATCACCGCTTCGGTCCCATCAACCAGATCATCGGCTGGTTCACCGGCTCCGACGAGGCGATTCTCTGGACCATCAATCCGAACCTGGTCTATCCGGCGATCCTGGCCGCGGAGATCTGGCAGTGGACGCCTTTCATGTTCCTGCTGTTGCTCGCCGCGCTGGCCAACGTCGACAAGTCGCAGCTCGAAGCGGCATCGATCGACGGGGCGGGCTGGTGGCGCACTTTCTTCAGGATCGTGCTGCCGGCCATCTGGCCGGTGATGGCGATTGCGATCCTGATTCGCGGACTGGACTTGTTCCGCCTGTTCGACATCGTGTGGGCGCTGACCAAGGGCGGACCTGGAACCATGACCGAAACGATCTCGATCTTCACCTATGTGAAGGGCTTTCAGCAGTTCGAGACCAGCTATACCGCTGCGGTCGCGTTCCTGATCGTCGTTCTGCTGTCGATCGTGGTGATGCTCGCGTTGAAGCGCGTCGAGCTGGCGAGATAG
- a CDS encoding carbohydrate ABC transporter permease yields the protein MTLKGRRTVQLWLRVLAAAALTLLFLFPIYWLAMISFKTPEEIYSFPPKWYPGQIQFDNYAVLFKDGDATTVMNSLIVAGVSTVIAMILGTICAYSLARFRTGGEHLANWIISQRMIPPIAIVFPIFLLYVWLGLVDTFAGVILLYTAFNLPYVIWMMRGYILDIPKALEESALVDGCTRWQVIWKVVFPMSRAGLFATAIFTFVFAWNDFLFALVLTRTEVTTYTVQVTHYFGGQSNFWAKISAMSVLGTIPIFVVVAFMQRYLVRGISLGAVKG from the coding sequence ATGACGCTCAAGGGACGGCGGACCGTTCAGCTGTGGCTCAGGGTGCTGGCCGCCGCCGCGCTCACGCTGCTCTTTCTGTTCCCCATCTACTGGCTGGCGATGATCTCCTTCAAGACTCCGGAGGAGATCTATTCCTTCCCGCCGAAGTGGTACCCGGGACAGATCCAGTTCGACAACTATGCCGTGCTGTTCAAGGACGGTGACGCCACCACGGTAATGAACAGCCTCATCGTGGCCGGCGTGAGCACGGTGATCGCGATGATCCTCGGCACGATCTGCGCCTATTCGCTGGCGCGCTTCCGCACCGGCGGCGAGCATCTGGCCAACTGGATCATTTCCCAGCGCATGATTCCGCCGATCGCGATCGTTTTTCCGATCTTCCTGCTCTACGTGTGGCTGGGGCTGGTCGACACCTTCGCCGGCGTGATCCTGCTCTACACCGCGTTCAACCTCCCTTACGTGATCTGGATGATGCGCGGCTACATCCTGGATATTCCAAAGGCGCTCGAGGAATCGGCGCTGGTCGACGGCTGCACGCGCTGGCAGGTCATCTGGAAGGTGGTGTTCCCGATGTCGCGGGCGGGTCTGTTCGCCACCGCGATCTTCACCTTCGTCTTCGCCTGGAACGATTTCCTGTTCGCCCTGGTGCTCACGCGCACCGAGGTCACCACCTACACCGTGCAGGTCACGCACTACTTCGGCGGGCAGTCGAACTTCTGGGCCAAGATCTCCGCGATGTCGGTGCTGGGCACGATCCCGATCTTCGTCGTAGTGGCGTTCATGCAGCGATATCTCGTGCGGGGCATCTCCCTGGGCGCGGTAAAAGGTTAA
- a CDS encoding ABC transporter ATP-binding protein — protein MADLRITGLHKYYGNVHAVRGIDLEIPAGEFTVLVGPSGCGKSTLLRTIAGLEDADEGVIEIGGQPVTHLPPRERDIAMVFQNYALYPYMKVYDNIAFGLRSRRTPEAEIAPKVRGAAKMLAIEHLLDRYPRQLSGGQLQRVAIGRAIVRNARLYLFDEPLSNLDAQLRDEMRSEIKRLHQELGKTMIYVTHDQIEAMTMADRIVLLRDGVIEQAGAPLDLYERPATKYVAGFLGSPSMNFITADLTEANGGLALQLADGTALRLPASRQDRYAAHRGRPVVLGVRPEHMSRAQAGELRAGFARHAATIDLVQPTGSRTYATFKLGGVETVAELHAHDVSQPGERIELAIDMNRVVLIDPSTERVL, from the coding sequence ATGGCGGATTTGAGGATTACCGGTCTGCACAAGTACTACGGCAACGTGCACGCCGTGCGCGGGATCGACCTAGAGATCCCGGCTGGCGAGTTCACGGTGCTGGTCGGCCCGTCCGGGTGCGGCAAGAGCACGCTGCTGCGCACGATCGCGGGGCTGGAGGACGCGGACGAAGGCGTCATCGAGATCGGAGGCCAGCCGGTCACCCATCTCCCGCCGCGCGAGCGCGACATCGCGATGGTATTCCAGAATTACGCGCTGTATCCGTACATGAAGGTGTACGACAACATCGCCTTCGGACTGCGCTCGCGCAGGACTCCGGAAGCCGAGATCGCACCCAAGGTGCGCGGCGCCGCGAAAATGCTCGCCATCGAACATCTGCTCGACCGCTATCCACGCCAGCTCTCCGGCGGGCAGCTGCAGCGCGTGGCGATCGGCCGTGCCATCGTTCGCAATGCCCGCCTCTACCTGTTCGACGAACCGCTGTCCAACCTCGACGCCCAGTTGCGAGACGAAATGCGCAGCGAGATCAAGCGCCTGCACCAGGAGCTGGGCAAGACCATGATCTACGTCACGCACGATCAAATCGAGGCGATGACCATGGCCGACCGCATCGTGCTGCTGCGCGACGGCGTGATCGAGCAGGCTGGCGCGCCGCTCGACCTCTACGAACGCCCGGCCACCAAATATGTCGCCGGCTTTCTCGGTTCGCCGTCCATGAACTTCATTACCGCCGACCTGACGGAAGCGAACGGCGGGCTCGCGCTGCAGCTTGCCGATGGCACGGCACTGAGGCTGCCTGCGTCCCGCCAGGACAGGTACGCTGCGCATCGCGGGCGGCCGGTCGTTCTCGGCGTGAGACCGGAGCACATGAGCCGCGCGCAGGCCGGGGAACTCAGGGCGGGCTTCGCACGTCATGCGGCGACCATCGACCTGGTCCAGCCGACCGGCTCGCGCACTTACGCGACGTTCAAGCTCGGCGGGGTGGAGACGGTGGCCGAGCTGCATGCGCACGACGTTTCGCAGCCCGGCGAACGCATCGAGCTTGCGATCGACATGAATCGGGTCGTGCTGATCGACCCGTCGACCGAGAGAGTGCTTTGA
- a CDS encoding MFS transporter has protein sequence MDVSHKRVILASAVGSALEWYDFFIYGTAAALVFGELFFPKAEPAVGTLLAFATFGVGFVARPFGGLVFGHLGDRIGRKPVLVMTLLLVGGGTFLIGVLPTYESIGLWAPALLVLMRLIQGFGAGAEYGGAVIIAVEHAPPGKRGLFGSWAPLGVTVGILLANGVFALFAALPREDFLSWGWRIPFLLSIVLIIVGLYIRAKLSETPVFTEIAAKNKAARSPVIEAVKKHPREFLVVIGARLAENGLGYLFPVFALNYMTQQLQLSKPMILQGNMLAYAVQLVTIPFFSILSDKVGRRPVYMGGALFSAAFAFPFFMLVNTQVQPLIYLALVLAISVGVGAMFGPQAAYFAELFGARLRYSGFAFARELGSILAGGPAPFIAGALLMYAGGEPWLVAGYMMLLALVTAAAVYWGPETYRSDIHADVAEPPARTGRAAAMPVGD, from the coding sequence ATGGACGTTTCGCACAAGAGAGTCATTCTGGCGTCGGCGGTGGGCTCGGCGCTCGAGTGGTACGACTTCTTCATCTACGGGACGGCTGCGGCCCTGGTTTTCGGCGAGCTGTTCTTTCCCAAGGCCGAGCCGGCGGTCGGCACGCTGCTCGCGTTCGCCACGTTCGGCGTGGGCTTCGTCGCGCGCCCCTTCGGCGGTCTCGTCTTCGGGCATCTGGGCGACCGGATCGGACGCAAGCCGGTGCTGGTCATGACGCTGCTGCTCGTGGGCGGCGGCACTTTCCTGATCGGCGTGCTGCCGACCTACGAATCGATCGGCCTGTGGGCGCCGGCGCTGCTCGTGCTGATGCGCCTGATCCAGGGCTTCGGTGCGGGCGCCGAATACGGCGGTGCGGTGATCATCGCCGTGGAGCACGCCCCGCCCGGCAAGCGAGGCCTGTTCGGCAGCTGGGCGCCGCTGGGCGTGACGGTGGGAATCCTGCTCGCCAACGGCGTGTTCGCGCTGTTCGCCGCGCTGCCGCGGGAAGATTTCCTGAGCTGGGGCTGGCGCATACCGTTCCTGCTCAGCATCGTGCTGATCATCGTCGGCCTGTACATCCGCGCCAAGCTTTCCGAGACACCGGTGTTCACCGAGATCGCGGCCAAGAACAAGGCGGCGCGTTCACCGGTCATCGAAGCGGTGAAGAAGCATCCGCGCGAGTTCCTGGTCGTGATCGGCGCTCGTCTGGCGGAGAACGGGCTCGGCTACCTGTTTCCGGTGTTCGCGTTGAACTACATGACGCAGCAGCTGCAACTGTCCAAACCGATGATCCTGCAGGGCAACATGCTTGCCTACGCGGTGCAGCTCGTCACCATCCCGTTCTTTTCCATCCTTTCGGACAAGGTCGGCAGGCGGCCGGTGTACATGGGCGGTGCGCTGTTCTCGGCGGCGTTTGCCTTTCCCTTTTTCATGCTGGTCAACACCCAGGTGCAGCCGCTGATCTATCTCGCGCTGGTGCTCGCGATTTCAGTGGGCGTGGGCGCGATGTTCGGACCGCAGGCGGCCTATTTCGCCGAGCTGTTCGGCGCGCGGCTGCGCTACAGCGGCTTCGCCTTCGCGCGCGAACTGGGCTCGATCCTGGCGGGCGGACCGGCGCCGTTCATCGCGGGCGCGCTGCTCATGTACGCGGGCGGAGAGCCCTGGCTGGTGGCGGGCTACATGATGCTGCTCGCGCTGGTAACCGCGGCCGCCGTGTACTGGGGGCCGGAGACCTATCGCAGCGACATCCACGCCGATGTCGCGGAACCCCCTGCGAGGACCGGTCGCGCAGCGGCGATGCCGGTCGGGGATTGA
- a CDS encoding aldehyde dehydrogenase: MQQYRMYIDGQSVDPASGEWFDSYNPYTGQPWARIARGNAEDADRAVQAAHRAFSAGPWAQLTATQRGLLLHRLGDLVAREAGRLAEIEVRDNGKLIAEMQAQLNYVPHWYYYFGGLADKIQGTVIPLDKKGYFNFTRHEPLGVVVAITPWNSPLLLLAWKLAPALAAGCTVVVKPSEFTSASTLEFVKLVEEAGFPPGVVNVVTGFGKEVGTPLVAHPLVRKIAFTGSDATGRAINELAAKSFKRVSLELGGKSPNIVFADAKIEDAVNGAVSGIFAATGQTCIAGSRLLLQDSLHDEFVERLLKLARTARMGDPMSFDTQVGPVTTRPQYEKVLNYIGIAKQEGAELLMGGGPATRPECGSGWFVEPTIFGAVNNRMRIAQEEVFGPVLSVIKFHDEDEAVAIANDVRFGLGSGVWTSDIARAIRMAERIQAGTVWVNTYRAVSFMSPFGGYKDSGLGRENGIDAVREYLQVKSVWINSGAATANPFVMR, encoded by the coding sequence ATGCAGCAGTACCGTATGTACATCGATGGACAGTCGGTCGATCCGGCGTCGGGCGAATGGTTCGACAGCTACAACCCGTATACCGGGCAGCCGTGGGCTCGAATCGCGCGCGGCAACGCCGAGGATGCGGACCGCGCGGTGCAGGCGGCGCATCGGGCATTCAGCGCGGGACCATGGGCGCAGCTCACGGCGACCCAGCGCGGGCTGCTGCTGCATCGTCTTGGCGATCTGGTGGCGCGCGAAGCCGGGCGCCTGGCCGAGATCGAGGTGCGCGACAACGGCAAACTCATCGCCGAGATGCAGGCGCAACTGAACTACGTGCCGCACTGGTACTACTACTTCGGGGGGCTGGCCGACAAGATCCAGGGTACGGTGATCCCGCTGGACAAGAAGGGCTACTTCAACTTCACGCGTCACGAGCCGCTCGGCGTCGTGGTTGCGATTACGCCCTGGAACTCGCCGCTGCTGCTGCTTGCGTGGAAGCTTGCCCCGGCGCTCGCGGCGGGCTGCACGGTGGTGGTCAAGCCCTCCGAGTTCACCTCGGCTTCGACGCTGGAATTCGTAAAGCTGGTCGAGGAGGCGGGTTTCCCGCCCGGCGTGGTGAATGTGGTGACGGGCTTCGGCAAGGAAGTGGGCACGCCACTGGTGGCGCATCCTCTGGTGAGGAAGATCGCCTTCACCGGCTCGGACGCGACGGGGCGCGCGATCAACGAGCTGGCGGCGAAGAGCTTCAAGCGCGTGAGCCTCGAGCTCGGCGGCAAGTCGCCCAACATCGTGTTCGCCGATGCCAAGATCGAGGACGCGGTCAACGGCGCCGTCTCCGGGATCTTCGCCGCCACCGGACAGACCTGCATCGCCGGCTCGCGCCTGCTGCTGCAGGACAGCCTGCACGACGAGTTCGTCGAGCGGCTGCTCAAGCTCGCCCGGACCGCGCGCATGGGCGATCCGATGAGCTTCGACACGCAGGTCGGTCCCGTCACCACGCGCCCGCAGTACGAGAAAGTGCTCAACTACATCGGGATCGCCAAACAGGAAGGCGCCGAGCTGCTGATGGGGGGAGGCCCGGCCACCCGGCCCGAATGCGGCAGCGGCTGGTTCGTCGAGCCCACCATCTTTGGCGCGGTGAACAACCGCATGCGCATCGCCCAGGAGGAGGTGTTCGGCCCGGTGCTCTCGGTCATCAAGTTCCACGACGAGGACGAAGCAGTGGCAATCGCAAACGACGTGCGCTTCGGCCTCGGCTCGGGCGTATGGACCAGTGACATCGCGCGCGCGATCCGCATGGCCGAGCGCATCCAGGCGGGCACTGTCTGGGTGAACACCTATCGCGCGGTGAGCTTCATGTCGCCGTTCGGGGGCTACAAGGATTCGGGACTCGGGCGCGAGAACGGCATCGACGCGGTGCGCGAGTACCTGCAGGTCAAGAGTGTCTGGATCAATTCCGGCGCGGCGACCGCCAATCCGTTCGTGATGCGCTGA
- a CDS encoding Glu/Leu/Phe/Val dehydrogenase: MSELSYVTPAPSGPWQTFLSQVERVTPYLGPLARWVDSLKRPKRVLVVDVPIEMDDGSTRHFEGYRVQHNLFRGPGKGGVRYHPDVTLEEVMALAAWMSIKTAAVNLPYGGAKGGIRVDPKQLSIKELERMTRRYTSEIGIVIGPQHDIPAPDVNTNSQIMAWMMDTYSMNVGATTTGVVTGKPVDLGGSHGRLKATGRGVFVTGREAARRLGLNLDGARVALQGFGNVGSAAAELFVGSGAKVVAVQDSSGTIANPQGLDMSELMRTLRRDGHIHAYRNGERMPNEAFWDVDCDILIPAALEGQITAGRARRIKARLVLEGANGPTLPEADDVLRERGVLVVPDVICNAGGVTVSYFEWVQDFSSFFWTEDEINVRLDKILVGALKRIWEAADQHRVTLRTAAFVMACERILTARQQRGLYP; this comes from the coding sequence ATGAGCGAGCTGTCCTACGTCACCCCGGCCCCGAGCGGTCCCTGGCAGACCTTTCTTTCGCAGGTCGAGCGCGTCACGCCCTACCTCGGCCCATTGGCGCGCTGGGTGGATTCGCTCAAGCGGCCCAAGCGCGTGCTCGTGGTCGACGTGCCCATCGAGATGGACGACGGCAGCACGCGCCACTTCGAGGGCTACCGCGTTCAGCACAACCTGTTCCGCGGACCGGGCAAGGGCGGCGTGCGCTACCACCCGGACGTGACGCTCGAAGAAGTGATGGCGCTCGCGGCGTGGATGTCGATCAAGACCGCCGCGGTCAACCTGCCCTACGGCGGCGCCAAGGGCGGCATCCGGGTCGACCCGAAGCAACTGTCGATCAAGGAACTGGAGCGCATGACCCGCCGCTACACCAGCGAGATCGGCATCGTCATCGGACCGCAGCACGACATTCCGGCACCCGATGTCAACACCAACAGCCAGATCATGGCGTGGATGATGGATACCTATTCGATGAACGTGGGCGCCACGACGACCGGCGTGGTCACCGGCAAGCCGGTCGACCTCGGCGGATCGCACGGACGGCTGAAGGCCACCGGGCGCGGCGTATTCGTCACCGGCCGCGAAGCGGCCCGGCGCCTGGGTTTGAATCTCGACGGGGCGCGCGTGGCGCTGCAGGGTTTCGGCAACGTGGGCAGCGCGGCGGCCGAGCTGTTCGTCGGGTCCGGCGCGAAGGTGGTGGCGGTGCAGGATTCCAGTGGCACGATCGCCAATCCCCAGGGCCTGGACATGTCGGAACTGATGCGTACGCTGCGCCGCGACGGCCACATCCATGCCTACAGGAACGGAGAGCGCATGCCCAACGAGGCGTTCTGGGACGTCGATTGCGACATCCTGATTCCGGCCGCGCTGGAAGGTCAGATCACCGCCGGGCGCGCGCGCCGCATCAAGGCCAGACTGGTGCTCGAGGGCGCCAACGGTCCGACGCTGCCCGAAGCCGACGACGTGCTGCGCGAGCGTGGTGTCCTGGTGGTGCCGGATGTAATCTGCAACGCCGGCGGAGTGACTGTGAGTTACTTCGAATGGGTGCAGGATTTCTCCAGCTTCTTCTGGACCGAGGACGAGATCAACGTCCGCCTGGACAAGATCCTGGTGGGCGCGCTGAAGAGAATCTGGGAAGCCGCAGACCAGCACCGCGTCACGCTGCGCACCGCCGCCTTCGTCATGGCTTGCGAGCGCATCCTCACGGCGCGCCAGCAGCGCGGGCTTTACCCATGA
- a CDS encoding DegT/DnrJ/EryC1/StrS family aminotransferase → MEFIDLRSQYRALRESIEARIGRVLAHGRFILGPEVRELETRLEEYTQARHCITVASGTDALLIALMALEVKAGDEVITTTFSFAAAAEVIALLGARPVLVDVEADTGNIDASLIEAAISPRTRAIVPVSLYGQPADMDEINAAAARHALPVIEDAAQSFGATYKGRRSCNLSTIGCTSFYPSKPLGCYGDGGAIFTSDDALARAMREIRVHGQEGPYRHARLGVNGRLDTIQCAVLLAKLERFDWEVRRRGEIAARYDERLRPLEPALRPLRVKPDRTSVYAQYTVRVHKREAVRARLGEAGVPTAVHYPLALHRQPAYAALRLAHPCPIADALAEEVLSLPMHADLDENSQDTIVDAVRKAVV, encoded by the coding sequence ATGGAATTCATCGATCTGAGATCCCAGTACCGGGCCTTGCGCGAGTCGATCGAGGCGCGCATCGGGCGCGTACTCGCGCACGGGCGGTTCATTCTCGGCCCCGAGGTACGCGAGCTCGAGACACGCCTGGAAGAATACACGCAGGCCAGGCACTGCATCACCGTGGCCTCCGGAACCGACGCCTTGCTCATCGCGCTCATGGCGCTCGAGGTAAAGGCCGGCGACGAAGTCATCACGACGACTTTCTCATTCGCCGCCGCAGCGGAGGTCATCGCGCTGCTGGGCGCCCGGCCGGTTCTGGTCGACGTGGAAGCCGACACCGGCAACATCGATGCGAGCCTGATCGAGGCCGCGATCAGCCCGCGCACGCGCGCGATCGTGCCGGTGTCGCTCTACGGTCAGCCGGCCGACATGGACGAAATCAACGCGGCTGCCGCGCGCCATGCGCTGCCGGTTATCGAAGATGCGGCGCAGAGCTTCGGCGCGACCTACAAGGGCCGCAGGAGCTGCAATCTGTCCACGATCGGTTGCACGAGCTTCTATCCGTCCAAGCCGCTCGGCTGCTATGGAGACGGCGGCGCGATCTTCACCAGCGACGACGCCCTCGCCAGGGCGATGCGCGAAATCCGCGTTCACGGCCAGGAAGGCCCGTACCGGCATGCGCGCCTGGGCGTGAACGGCCGGCTGGACACGATCCAGTGCGCCGTCCTGCTGGCGAAGCTCGAGCGCTTCGACTGGGAAGTGCGGCGCCGTGGCGAGATCGCCGCGCGTTACGACGAACGACTGCGCCCGCTCGAGCCGGCGCTGCGGCCGCTGCGCGTGAAGCCGGATCGAACCAGCGTCTACGCCCAATACACCGTCCGGGTGCACAAGCGCGAAGCCGTGCGGGCCCGCCTGGGAGAGGCGGGCGTTCCGACCGCGGTCCACTATCCGCTGGCCCTGCATCGGCAGCCCGCGTACGCGGCGCTGCGCCTGGCCCACCCCTGCCCCATCGCCGATGCGCTCGCCGAAGAAGTACTCAGCCTTCCGATGCACGCCGACCTCGACGAGAATAGCCAGGACACGATCGTCGATGCTGTGCGCAAAGCGGTCGTCTGA
- a CDS encoding Gfo/Idh/MocA family oxidoreductase: METLRAAVIGVGYFGSRHALRLARLPGVRLEYLVDADRSRTRELALELNARTATDYRAVLGSVDIATVAVPTRIHSEVAEALLGAGIHLLVEKPLTATLEEADRVVGLAAAKGLVLCVGHLERFNPALIAARKHISRPRFIEAHRLAPFKPRGTDVDVVLDLMIHDLDIILSLSDSPVAEVRANGAPVLTGGLDIANARIEFENGCVANVTASRVSGKEMRKLRVFQSDCYLAVDFRERSVEIARVESNADSGPLPGIALERIAYSEGDELQAELAAFVDAVRGLPRNAASAQEGRRALELALLIDHRIRGDSR, translated from the coding sequence ATGGAAACTCTGCGCGCGGCGGTGATCGGCGTGGGCTATTTCGGTTCGCGCCATGCCCTGCGCCTCGCGCGACTGCCCGGCGTGCGGCTCGAGTACCTGGTGGACGCGGATCGCTCGCGGACCCGGGAACTCGCCCTCGAGCTGAATGCGCGGACCGCGACCGATTACCGGGCAGTGCTCGGCAGCGTGGACATCGCCACGGTGGCGGTGCCCACGCGCATCCACTCGGAAGTGGCCGAGGCGCTGCTCGGCGCCGGCATTCACCTGCTGGTCGAAAAGCCGCTCACGGCGACCCTGGAGGAGGCCGATCGCGTCGTCGGTCTGGCCGCGGCCAAGGGACTGGTGCTGTGTGTCGGACACCTGGAGCGATTCAATCCGGCGCTCATCGCGGCACGCAAGCACATCAGCCGGCCTCGCTTCATCGAGGCGCATCGACTCGCTCCATTCAAGCCGCGCGGCACCGACGTCGACGTCGTGCTCGACCTCATGATCCACGATCTCGACATCATCCTCTCGCTGTCCGATTCACCGGTCGCCGAGGTAAGGGCCAATGGGGCGCCGGTGCTCACGGGCGGACTGGACATCGCCAATGCCAGGATCGAGTTCGAGAATGGCTGCGTGGCCAATGTCACCGCGAGCCGGGTGAGCGGGAAGGAGATGCGCAAGCTTCGCGTATTCCAGTCCGACTGCTACCTCGCCGTCGACTTCCGCGAGCGCTCGGTCGAGATTGCGCGCGTGGAATCGAATGCGGACAGCGGCCCGCTTCCCGGCATCGCGTTGGAACGCATCGCCTATTCCGAAGGGGACGAGCTGCAGGCGGAACTCGCGGCATTCGTCGACGCGGTGCGCGGGCTGCCCCGCAACGCCGCCTCGGCGCAGGAGGGCCGCCGCGCGCTGGAACTCGCGCTGCTCATCGATCATCGCATCCGCGGCGATTCGCGCTGA
- a CDS encoding lipid A biosynthesis acyltransferase, translating into MLGSVLTRCGIGLLWLLHFLPVPVLAPIGAALGRLGFHLLAERRHVCLVNLAKCFPQMPESERRALAKRHFAALGRSMVDHGILFWSSARRIARLVRIDGMEHYRAAATGPVILLAPHFVGLHAGATRLSMEGEAVSMYSRQKNPHVDRLLERARNRFKPIRLYSRQHGIRRVIQEMKNGLPFYYLPDQDYGARDSIFVPFFGVPAATITGVSRIARLTGARVVPAVTRMLPGARGYEVRIYRAWEDYPTGDERADARRVNAFIEQCVREMPEQYNWIHRRFKTRPPGEPGFY; encoded by the coding sequence GTGCTCGGGTCCGTCCTTACCCGCTGCGGCATCGGCTTGCTGTGGCTCCTGCATTTTCTGCCCGTTCCGGTTCTGGCGCCGATCGGCGCGGCGCTCGGGCGGCTGGGCTTCCACCTGCTGGCGGAGCGCAGGCATGTGTGCCTGGTGAATCTCGCGAAGTGCTTCCCGCAAATGCCGGAGAGCGAGCGCAGAGCGCTGGCCAAGCGGCATTTCGCGGCCCTTGGCCGAAGCATGGTCGACCACGGGATCCTGTTCTGGTCTTCGGCGCGGCGCATCGCCCGCCTGGTGCGCATTGACGGCATGGAGCACTACCGGGCGGCCGCCACCGGGCCGGTGATTCTGCTGGCGCCGCATTTCGTCGGCCTGCACGCCGGCGCGACCCGACTGTCCATGGAAGGCGAAGCGGTGAGCATGTATTCGCGTCAGAAGAATCCCCACGTGGACCGGCTGCTCGAGCGTGCGCGCAACCGTTTCAAGCCGATCCGGCTCTATTCCCGACAGCACGGGATCCGTCGCGTGATCCAGGAAATGAAGAACGGGCTGCCCTTCTACTATCTGCCGGACCAGGACTACGGCGCTCGCGATTCGATCTTCGTGCCGTTCTTCGGGGTGCCGGCCGCGACCATCACGGGCGTGTCCCGGATCGCCCGGCTGACCGGTGCACGGGTGGTCCCCGCCGTCACCCGCATGCTGCCCGGCGCGCGCGGCTACGAAGTGCGAATCTACCGCGCGTGGGAAGACTACCCCACCGGCGACGAGCGCGCCGACGCGCGGCGCGTGAACGCGTTCATCGAACAGTGCGTGCGCGAGATGCCCGAACAGTACAACTGGATCCACCGGCGCTTCAAGACGCGACCCCCGGGCGAGCCCGGCTTCTATTGA
- a CDS encoding SDR family oxidoreductase, producing MDLKLQDKLALISGSTKGIGLAVATLLAQEGARVIVNGRSEAALAEATAEIRRSAPSARIDGFAGDLSTASGCAGLVRRFPAVDILVNNLGIFERKAFEDITDEDWQRYFDVNVMSGVRLSRAYLPGMKQRNWGRIVFISSESGIQIPDNMIHYGMTKTAQLAISRGLAETCAGTNVTVNAVLPGPTLTHGNKAAIAKRAPGRPFPEVEREFFEKVRPSSLLKRYATPEEVATLVAYVCSPLSSATNGAALRCDGGVVRACFG from the coding sequence ATGGACCTCAAACTTCAGGACAAGCTCGCACTGATCTCCGGTTCCACCAAGGGCATCGGCCTCGCCGTGGCCACGCTGCTTGCGCAGGAAGGCGCGCGAGTCATCGTCAACGGCCGCAGCGAGGCCGCGCTCGCGGAAGCGACTGCCGAGATCCGCCGCAGCGCGCCGAGTGCGCGGATCGACGGTTTCGCCGGCGATCTGTCCACCGCTTCGGGATGTGCCGGGCTCGTGCGCCGCTTCCCGGCGGTGGACATCCTCGTCAACAACCTCGGCATCTTCGAACGCAAGGCGTTCGAGGACATCACCGACGAGGACTGGCAGCGTTACTTCGACGTCAACGTCATGAGCGGCGTACGCCTGTCACGCGCCTATCTGCCCGGCATGAAGCAGCGCAACTGGGGCCGCATCGTGTTCATCAGCAGCGAGAGCGGCATCCAGATCCCCGACAACATGATCCACTACGGCATGACCAAGACCGCGCAGCTCGCAATCTCGCGCGGACTCGCCGAGACCTGCGCGGGGACGAACGTGACGGTCAACGCCGTGCTGCCCGGCCCGACACTGACCCACGGCAACAAGGCCGCCATCGCGAAGCGCGCCCCCGGACGGCCGTTCCCGGAAGTCGAAAGGGAGTTCTTCGAGAAAGTCCGCCCCAGTTCTCTGCTCAAGCGCTACGCCACGCCCGAGGAAGTGGCCACCCTGGTGGCGTACGTGTGCAGTCCGCTTTCCTCGGCCACCAACGGGGCCGCCCTGCGCTGCGACGGCGGAGTCGTACGAGCCTGCTTCGGATGA